In one Carassius carassius chromosome 48, fCarCar2.1, whole genome shotgun sequence genomic region, the following are encoded:
- the LOC132131380 gene encoding mast cell protease 1A-like: LFSCFCMHDGIVGGKVSVPHSRPYMVYIRDKISKQTCGGFLVREDYVMTAASCKQSHLKVYLGVYDTNFLHDGIEVDPVPHPEFTMKRTDHDIMLLKLKAPATLNKTVCTITLPKTEKEEISKDCIVMGWKKYHEVSPSNVLKEANVTLIDSDNCATADTLCSEGSTGPALGDAGGPLVCGGVAQGIVSFSKNKPNANYLTGYIHISQYLPWIQSIMSPTPPEMIDQAFISGTFVPTSDDKTQNPSALFCLLPET; this comes from the exons CTTTTTTCATGTTTCTGCATGCATGATGGCATCGTTGGCGGTAAAGTCTCCGTTCCCCACAGTCGACCCTACATGGTCTACATTCGTGACAAGATATCAAAACAAACATGTGGTGGTTTTTTGGTAAGAGAGGATTATGTGATGACAGCTGCCAGCTGTAAACAAAG tCATCTTAAGGTCTATTTGGGGGTCTATGACACCAACTTTTTGCATGACGGTATAGAGGTAGATCCCGTTCCACATCCAGAATTCACTATGAAAAGAACAGATCATGACATCATGCTTCTAAAG CTTAAAGCTCCAGCAACTTTGAACAAAACTGTGTGTACTATCACTTTGCCAAAAACTGAGAAAGAAGAAATCTCAAAGGACTGCATAGTCATGGGTTGGAAGAAATACCATGAAGTGTCTCCATCAAATGTGCTCAAAGAAGCAAACGTGACTCTGATAGATTCTGACAACTGTGCCACGGCTGACACTCTGTGCTCTGAGGGATCAACTGGACCAGCACTG GGAGATGCTGGGGGTCCACTTGTTTGTGGAGGTGTTGCACAGGGAATTGTATCATTTTCTAAAAACAAGCCAAATGCAAACTACCTCACAGGGTACATTCACATCTCCCAGTACCTTCCATGGATTCAAAGCATCATGTCACCTACACCACCAGAAATGATAGATCAGGCCTTCATATCAGGAACATTTGTTCCAACCTCAGATGACAAAACCCAAAATCCATCAGCATTGTTTTGTCTGTTACCTGAAACCTGA
- the LOC132131417 gene encoding thrombin-like enzyme bhalternin: MVMGWGWKKYHEESPSNVLKEANVTLTDSENCGTADTLCSKGSTGPALGDSGGPLVCGGVAQGIVSFSKNKRNADHLTEYTHISHYLSWIQSIMMLDVPDMLDQVSRPGMLDPTPGHLTPKPDKNQVLSGTQNFYFSLSRTLTYIESYISQKVD, translated from the exons ATGGTCATGGGTTGGGGCTGGAAGAAATACCATGAAGAGTCTCCATCAAATGTGCTCAAAGAAGCAAACGTGACTCTGACAGACTCTGAAAACTGTGGCACGGCTGACACTCTGTGCTCTAAGGGATCAACTGGACCAGCACTG GGAGACTCTGGGGGTCCACTTGTTTGTGGAGGTGTTGCACAGGGAATTGTGTCTTTTTCCAAAAACAAGAGGAATGCAGACCACCTCACAGAATACACTCATATATCCCACTACCTTTCATGGATTCAGAGCATAATGATGCTTGACGTGCCAGATATGTTAGATCAAGTCTCCCGGCCAGGAATGTTAGATCCAACCCCCGGACATTTGACCCCAAAACCTGATAAAAACCAAGTCCTGTCTGGTACCCAAAATTTTTACTTCAGTTTGTCTAGAACCCTAACCTATATTGAATCATATATCAGCCAAAAAGTTGATTAA
- the LOC132131058 gene encoding cold-inducible RNA-binding protein B-like — translation MSDEGKLFIGGLSYDTTEHSLEEAFSKYGSIAKVDVIRDRETDRSRGFGFVTFENPEDAKDAMAAMNGKSVDGRMIRVDEAGKSGRRSGGFRGGPGGGGRGGFRGGRGGGGYGGDRGYGGGDRSYSGGDRGYGGGERSYGGGDRSYSSGGGGGYSRSGGYSGGSGGGYRDNRSQGGYDRSGGSYRDSYDSYASHE, via the exons ATGTCTGACGAGGGAAAGCTCTTCATTGGTGGTCTGAGCTATGATACCACAGAGCATTCCTTGGAAGAGGCATTCTCCAAATATGGATCAATTGCCAAAG TTGATGTCATCCGGGACCGTGAGACCGACCGTTCCAGAGGCTTTGGTTTTGTCACATTTGAAAATCCGGAAGATGCAAAGGATGCCATGGCTGCAATGAATGGAAAG tctgtTGATGGCCGCATGATTCGTGTTGATGAAGCTGGCAAATCTGGTAGACGGTCCGGTGGCTTCAGAGGAGGTCCTGGAGGTGGCGGCAGGGGAGGCTTCAGGGGTGGCCGAG GTGGTGGAGGATACGGTGGCGATAGGGGCTATGGCGGAGGTGACCGATCATACAGTGGTGGCGATAGAGGCTATGGCGGAGGAGAGAGAAGCTATGGTGGTGGTGACCGTTCCTACAGCAGCGGTGGTGGTGGTGGATACTCCAGGAGTGGTGGATACTCTGGGGGTAGCGGCGGTGGATACAGGGATAATAG GAGTCAGGGGGGATATGACCGTTCCGGCGGATCCTACAGAGACAGCTACGACAGCTATG CTTCAcacgagtaa